The following proteins come from a genomic window of Yinghuangia sp. ASG 101:
- a CDS encoding IS701 family transposase — translation MLSVVLLGEIEELRCDLAEFVAEVFASVPRKDTRGWADCYLRGLMLDGRRKSVQPMAERLPDGDMQSLQQFVSQSPWDHVAVLRAVALKTVPVVDPEVWVIDDVSFPKDGPMSVAVARQWCGALGKQSNCQVAVSLHAASDVASVPLSWRLFVPEEWAGDAVRRARTGVPDAVEHREKWRLALDLIDEATSWGLAPKVIVADAGYGACHAFRQGLADRGLDFVVAVRADETAHQADAVPAAPAWSGQGRRPAERYRTKPAALKALAADGGRPAYRRTTWRHGSKGPMRSRFRVQTVRPAGVAPRRHATAAAGGTAAWDGILPAATLLTEWPTREKAPTDYWLTSLPADTTTRLLARLAKMRWRIEHDYREMKHGLGLDHFEGRTWRGFHHHLALVTAAHAFLTLRRLDPKAHTPA, via the coding sequence ATGCTGTCTGTTGTGCTTTTGGGGGAGATAGAGGAACTGCGTTGTGATCTCGCCGAGTTCGTGGCTGAGGTGTTCGCGTCGGTGCCGCGGAAGGACACGCGGGGGTGGGCGGACTGCTATCTGCGCGGGTTGATGCTGGACGGGCGGCGCAAGTCGGTGCAGCCGATGGCGGAGCGGCTGCCGGACGGGGACATGCAGTCGTTGCAGCAGTTCGTGAGCCAGTCGCCGTGGGACCACGTCGCGGTCCTGCGTGCGGTGGCGTTGAAGACTGTGCCGGTGGTGGACCCCGAGGTGTGGGTGATCGACGATGTGTCGTTCCCCAAGGACGGGCCCATGTCGGTCGCGGTGGCGCGGCAGTGGTGCGGCGCGTTGGGCAAGCAGTCGAACTGCCAGGTCGCGGTGAGCCTGCACGCCGCCTCGGATGTGGCGTCGGTGCCGCTGTCGTGGCGGTTGTTCGTGCCCGAGGAGTGGGCCGGCGACGCGGTGCGGCGGGCGAGGACGGGGGTTCCCGACGCGGTGGAACACCGGGAGAAGTGGCGTCTCGCGCTGGACCTGATCGACGAGGCGACCTCGTGGGGCCTGGCCCCGAAGGTGATCGTCGCGGACGCCGGATACGGCGCCTGTCACGCCTTCCGGCAGGGCCTGGCCGACCGCGGCCTGGACTTCGTCGTCGCCGTCCGCGCGGACGAGACCGCCCACCAGGCGGACGCGGTCCCCGCCGCGCCCGCCTGGTCCGGACAGGGCCGCAGGCCCGCCGAGCGCTACCGCACCAAGCCCGCCGCGTTGAAGGCCCTGGCCGCCGACGGCGGCCGGCCCGCCTACCGGCGCACGACCTGGCGGCACGGATCCAAGGGCCCGATGCGCTCCCGGTTCCGGGTGCAGACCGTCCGCCCCGCGGGCGTCGCACCCCGACGGCACGCGACCGCCGCCGCGGGCGGAACCGCCGCCTGGGACGGCATCCTGCCCGCCGCCACCCTGCTCACCGAATGGCCCACACGCGAGAAGGCACCCACCGACTACTGGCTGACCAGCCTGCCCGCCGACACCACCACGAGGCTGCTGGCCCGCCTGGCCAAGATGCGCTGGCGGATCGAGCACGACTACCGCGAGATGAAACACGGCCTCGGACTGGACCACTTCGAGGGCCGCACCTGGCGCGGCTTCCACCACCACCTCGCCCTGGTCACCGCCGCCCACGCCTTCCTCACCCTCCGCAGGCTCGACCCAAAAGCCCACACGCCGGCCTGA
- a CDS encoding helix-turn-helix domain-containing protein: MSREDGAAWLHRFNDHDLVGLGNQPGCGRKRRITEAERSRVIAMVKLVPPGHGLERHPGGDLVAGDATRPPEWTLDALAAEARRAGIAVSRSQVRRILLAEGVRWRRTRSWARSRDPEFVGKGRGSSSSTPARPTTRPWSASTSSAR; the protein is encoded by the coding sequence GTGTCACGCGAAGACGGTGCGGCGTGGCTGCACCGGTTCAACGACCACGACCTGGTCGGCCTCGGCAACCAGCCCGGGTGCGGCCGGAAGCGCCGGATCACCGAGGCGGAGCGGTCCCGGGTCATCGCGATGGTGAAGCTGGTTCCGCCGGGCCATGGGCTGGAGCGGCATCCGGGCGGTGACCTGGTGGCGGGCGACGCGACCAGGCCGCCGGAGTGGACGCTGGACGCGTTGGCGGCCGAGGCCCGCCGTGCGGGGATCGCGGTCAGCCGCAGCCAGGTCCGCAGGATCCTGCTCGCCGAGGGCGTGCGGTGGCGCCGCACACGGTCGTGGGCCCGGTCGAGGGACCCGGAGTTCGTGGGAAAAGGACGCGGATCGTCGAGCTCTACACCCGCCCGCCCGACGACGCGACCGTGGTCTGCGTCGACGAGCTCGGCCCGGTGA
- a CDS encoding NACHT domain-containing protein produces MVFTTTLAGFAAASVWLLPGAKRGDVDPLSAILAVAALAFACFLAWGEAQRRDRDIAAVASRLATEIREKETADRNRILGDPKAIDVRFTLRRPIAPHQTATGARPHGTLAEIADYFTALEPRRMVITGLPGAGKTLLAIDLVLALIKDRNDHAPVPVRLPLSSWSEIHPGPTPSPAPDPSRLVTAWLARSIAESYSVSRRAADALITAGMILPVLDGLDEMDSTDDLPQTYQTRARRALDVLNAYQLGHERASLVLTCRSGRYRDLEVVQTWARDAAHVALEPVAPIAACDFIRARVSDPQRWRSVLDEINARPSGPLARTLSTPWRLTIAVTVHEQQHPASGAYLRTPRDLLNPALNSEPALRDHLVRLLVSSTLTTHPPPWNATPTQARTWLGTLAGYLNANAAMGRTTHGQALPGTDIAPLDLWPLAGPQHVIRSMRMITTGIVAVTVACLITGMQAERGWPPPWQIGIAFMVLSGLTLSVLSAVESASSSQLFGHRQDVLRSRCLSELGVVL; encoded by the coding sequence ATGGTCTTCACGACCACCCTTGCCGGTTTCGCAGCGGCCTCGGTTTGGTTGCTGCCTGGCGCGAAACGCGGCGATGTGGATCCGCTCAGTGCGATCTTGGCGGTCGCTGCGTTGGCATTCGCCTGCTTCCTTGCCTGGGGTGAGGCACAGCGCCGTGACCGTGACATCGCCGCCGTCGCGAGCAGGCTCGCCACCGAAATCCGCGAGAAGGAGACCGCAGACCGTAATCGGATCCTGGGCGACCCCAAAGCCATCGATGTGCGTTTCACACTCCGGCGCCCCATCGCCCCGCATCAAACAGCGACCGGCGCTCGACCTCACGGGACGCTCGCCGAAATCGCGGACTACTTCACGGCGCTGGAACCTCGGCGCATGGTCATCACGGGTCTTCCCGGCGCGGGGAAGACCCTCCTCGCAATCGACCTGGTCCTGGCACTGATCAAAGATCGCAACGACCACGCGCCAGTCCCCGTTCGACTCCCCCTGTCATCCTGGTCGGAAATTCATCCAGGGCCCACTCCGAGCCCTGCCCCCGACCCATCTCGCCTCGTGACAGCGTGGCTCGCGCGATCCATCGCCGAGTCCTATTCAGTTTCACGCCGAGCCGCCGACGCCTTGATCACTGCCGGAATGATCCTGCCTGTGCTGGACGGACTCGATGAAATGGACTCCACCGACGACCTGCCACAGACCTACCAAACGCGGGCGCGCCGCGCGCTCGACGTCCTCAATGCCTATCAACTCGGGCATGAGCGAGCCAGCCTCGTCCTCACGTGTCGATCTGGCCGATACCGCGATCTGGAAGTGGTACAGACCTGGGCCCGCGATGCTGCCCACGTCGCGCTTGAACCCGTCGCGCCCATCGCAGCCTGCGACTTCATCCGCGCCCGGGTTTCCGATCCGCAACGCTGGCGGAGCGTTCTCGATGAGATCAACGCGCGTCCCTCTGGCCCGCTCGCGCGGACGCTGTCAACTCCGTGGCGACTGACGATTGCCGTCACGGTCCACGAGCAGCAACATCCAGCTTCGGGCGCCTATCTGCGCACACCGCGCGACCTGCTCAATCCGGCACTCAACTCCGAACCCGCGCTCCGCGATCACCTCGTGCGACTCCTGGTGAGCAGCACGCTGACCACACACCCGCCCCCCTGGAATGCGACACCCACCCAGGCACGCACCTGGCTCGGCACCCTTGCCGGCTATCTCAACGCCAACGCTGCCATGGGGCGGACGACACACGGCCAGGCTCTCCCAGGCACCGACATCGCCCCTCTGGACCTGTGGCCGCTCGCCGGCCCACAACACGTCATCCGATCCATGCGCATGATCACCACCGGAATCGTCGCGGTCACAGTCGCCTGCCTCATCACGGGAATGCAAGCCGAACGCGGCTGGCCCCCTCCGTGGCAGATCGGCATCGCCTTCATGGTGCTGTCCGGCCTTACGTTATCCGTGTTGTCTGCTGTGGAGTCAGCGAGCAGCTCCCAACTCTTCGGACACCGTCAAGACGTGCTGAGAAGCCGTTGTCTTAGCGAACTTGGCGTCGTTTTATAG
- the rpsN gene encoding 30S ribosomal protein S14 translates to MAKKSKIAKNDRRREIVAQYAERRAQLKEILRSPHSTDTERDAALRELRRQPRDASATRVRNRDSVDGRPRGHLRTFGLSRVRFREQAHAGYLPGIRKSSW, encoded by the coding sequence ATGGCCAAGAAGAGCAAGATCGCAAAAAACGACCGGCGACGCGAGATCGTCGCGCAGTACGCGGAACGCCGCGCCCAACTCAAGGAAATCCTCCGCAGCCCCCACTCCACCGACACCGAACGCGACGCCGCCCTGCGGGAGCTGCGCCGACAGCCTCGCGACGCGAGTGCCACACGAGTGCGGAACCGCGACTCGGTCGACGGCCGCCCGCGCGGCCACCTGCGCACCTTCGGCCTGTCCCGCGTCAGATTCCGCGAGCAAGCCCACGCCGGATACCTCCCGGGCATCCGCAAGTCCAGCTGGTAA
- a CDS encoding tyrosine-type recombinase/integrase, translated as MRTTVRRGGFESQSSAKAALRRLLDGEVGGFDADPNQTVAEYLDGWLAEKELTLKPTTYVRYRDYVTNDLIPGLGAMRLDDLGHRQILAFVRRELAAGRGRTTLYRCLATLSSALGDAVRVHRLASNPACPPVIRRPPSPERVVWTAEEAARFLEYAHRQDPLMADLCEVLIGTGMRKGEALGLHWDDVHLEAGVLYIRYTLSCVDNNRLVITTPKSRNSRNWVAISGRVADALKHRAAQQRRTQARPRTGPFSGLVFTRPDGRPLRPQTLLDRFRRLSTAAGLPRITLHDLRHLAATLTIAAGVPLVVVSKTLRHSTLSTTANIYAHLTRPAARAAVTTIQRVLAHAEDRLATTGGCGPPTRGPTPPEPPRGWFQQVLDVLDSDNNAPGQRRRTPSAHARHGKALIRG; from the coding sequence GTGCGCACCACCGTGCGCCGCGGCGGGTTCGAGAGCCAATCCTCCGCCAAGGCCGCGCTGCGGCGGCTCCTCGACGGTGAGGTGGGCGGGTTCGACGCGGACCCGAACCAGACCGTCGCCGAATACCTCGACGGGTGGCTCGCGGAGAAGGAACTGACGCTGAAGCCGACGACGTACGTCCGCTACCGGGACTACGTCACCAACGACCTCATCCCCGGGCTCGGAGCGATGCGGCTGGACGACCTGGGGCACCGGCAGATCCTGGCGTTCGTCCGGCGGGAGCTCGCCGCCGGCCGTGGCCGCACCACGCTGTACCGGTGCCTCGCCACCCTGTCCAGTGCTCTCGGGGACGCGGTCCGGGTTCACCGGTTGGCCTCGAACCCGGCGTGTCCGCCGGTCATCCGCCGGCCGCCGAGCCCCGAGCGGGTGGTGTGGACCGCGGAGGAAGCCGCCCGGTTCCTCGAATACGCCCACCGGCAGGACCCGCTCATGGCCGACCTGTGCGAAGTACTCATCGGCACCGGAATGCGCAAAGGCGAAGCGCTCGGGCTGCACTGGGACGACGTCCACCTCGAAGCCGGAGTCCTCTACATCCGCTACACACTCTCCTGCGTCGACAACAACCGCCTGGTCATCACGACCCCGAAATCCCGCAACAGCAGGAACTGGGTCGCCATCTCCGGCCGCGTCGCCGACGCACTGAAACACCGCGCCGCCCAACAACGCCGCACACAGGCCCGCCCGCGCACGGGGCCGTTCTCCGGTTTGGTGTTCACTCGCCCGGACGGACGCCCGCTGCGCCCGCAGACCCTGCTCGACCGGTTCCGCCGCCTGTCCACGGCCGCCGGCCTCCCGCGGATCACGCTGCACGACCTGCGGCACCTCGCCGCGACCCTCACCATCGCGGCCGGAGTGCCGCTCGTCGTCGTGTCCAAGACACTGCGGCACTCGACGCTGTCGACCACCGCGAACATCTACGCCCACCTCACGCGCCCGGCCGCACGCGCCGCTGTCACCACCATCCAACGCGTCCTCGCCCACGCCGAAGACCGCCTGGCCACGACCGGCGGCTGCGGTCCACCAACGCGCGGCCCCACACCACCCGAGCCCCCGCGCGGCTGGTTCCAGCAAGTCCTCGACGTCCTCGACTCCGACAACAACGCGCCCGGGCAACGAAGGCGCACACCGTCGGCACACGCACGCCACGGCAAGGCACTGATCCGCGGCTGA
- a CDS encoding IS5 family transposase: MSDAEWAVVRAAFPVPRWLEGRGGQPEAYCHREMVDAVRYLVDNGIKWRAMPADLPPWDRVYAFFRRWRDQGLAAEFHDRLRARCRVAAGRAVEPTAGSIDAQSVKAAASVPSASRGYDGGKKINGRKRHIVVDTLGLLLRVLVTAAGVTDREAAARMLPALRARHRHLRRIWADGSYTGDLVDWADEHLDIALTVVKRTDDVRGFVVLPRRWVVERTFGWLMRSRRLARDYETLPTSSETIAWWSMAMLMTRRLARRHRARPRLAPPAAA; encoded by the coding sequence ATGAGTGACGCGGAGTGGGCGGTGGTCCGGGCCGCGTTTCCGGTGCCGCGTTGGCTGGAGGGCCGGGGCGGGCAGCCGGAGGCGTACTGCCACCGGGAGATGGTCGACGCGGTCCGGTACCTGGTCGACAACGGCATCAAGTGGCGGGCGATGCCCGCGGACCTGCCGCCGTGGGACCGGGTCTACGCGTTCTTCCGCCGCTGGCGCGACCAGGGCCTGGCCGCCGAGTTCCACGACCGGTTGCGGGCGCGGTGCCGCGTCGCGGCCGGCCGGGCGGTGGAACCGACCGCGGGCAGCATCGACGCGCAGTCGGTCAAGGCCGCCGCCTCGGTGCCGTCCGCCTCACGCGGCTACGACGGCGGCAAGAAGATCAACGGCCGCAAGCGGCACATCGTCGTCGACACCCTCGGGCTGCTGCTCCGGGTGCTGGTCACCGCGGCCGGCGTCACCGACCGCGAGGCCGCCGCCCGGATGCTGCCCGCGCTGCGGGCCCGGCACCGGCACCTGCGGCGGATCTGGGCCGACGGCTCCTACACCGGCGACCTCGTCGACTGGGCCGACGAACACCTCGACATCGCGCTGACGGTCGTCAAACGCACCGACGACGTGCGCGGCTTCGTCGTCCTGCCCCGGCGGTGGGTGGTGGAGCGCACGTTCGGCTGGCTGATGCGCTCACGGCGCCTGGCCCGCGACTACGAAACCCTCCCCACCAGCAGCGAAACCATCGCATGGTGGTCGATGGCCATGCTCATGACCCGGCGCCTGGCCCGCCGGCACCGAGCACGCCCCCGCCTTGCGCCGCCGGCGGCAGCGTGA
- the rpmB gene encoding 50S ribosomal protein L28, with amino-acid sequence MSAHCQVSGRKPAFGNAISHSHRRTRRRFDPNIQRKRYWLASEGRYVTLTLSAKGIKTVDRRGIEAVVAAIRARGEKI; translated from the coding sequence ATGTCCGCACACTGCCAAGTCAGCGGCAGGAAACCGGCGTTCGGCAACGCCATATCCCACTCCCACCGGCGCACCCGACGCCGGTTCGACCCCAACATCCAACGCAAGCGCTACTGGCTGGCCTCCGAAGGGCGGTACGTCACCCTCACCCTCAGCGCCAAAGGCATCAAGACCGTCGACCGGCGCGGCATCGAAGCCGTCGTCGCCGCGATCCGGGCACGCGGGGAGAAGATCTGA
- a CDS encoding CobW family GTP-binding protein: MLHEPPLPVVLLTGLLAEARRATGDRLLTEVPRSVLIHQRLGRDEAGRVELVVRDASGILERIRMPLVNDCVCCGIREDVLPRLRHLATFRGIRLAVIETWDSVEPQEAAEAIADHADDRLRLAAVIAAVAPDLLVDDLARPVDLAELGLAASPDDHGTVAEVLSRQIEYATVLAYPPVGGHDEAAGLALMGLMHPGATLLPLNASGLDSLTSAAFDTRVAAARVHPACSLLPSDDEDAGVVTAVWRRRRPAHPGRLYDALADAVPAALRSRGRLWLASRPDDLLAWEAAGGSLSVESAGPWLASLTDSEWDAMPPLRQAAAAVDWDPLHGDRAQHLCFIAPGLDREPLFELLDSCLLTDDEYTRGPDHWRTFADPFAEFLDDVAA, from the coding sequence ATGCTTCACGAGCCGCCCCTTCCCGTGGTCCTGTTGACCGGCCTTCTCGCCGAGGCGCGGCGAGCGACCGGTGACCGGCTGCTCACCGAGGTGCCCCGGTCGGTGCTCATCCACCAAAGACTCGGGCGCGACGAGGCAGGCCGTGTCGAACTGGTCGTCCGTGACGCGTCCGGAATCCTGGAAAGGATTCGGATGCCGCTCGTCAACGACTGTGTGTGCTGCGGGATCCGCGAGGATGTCCTGCCCCGGCTGCGGCATCTGGCGACCTTTCGCGGCATCCGGCTCGCGGTGATCGAGACGTGGGACAGCGTCGAACCCCAGGAAGCGGCGGAGGCGATCGCCGATCACGCCGACGACCGGCTGCGACTCGCCGCCGTGATCGCGGCCGTGGCCCCGGACCTCCTCGTCGACGACCTCGCGCGGCCCGTCGACCTGGCCGAACTCGGGCTCGCTGCATCGCCCGACGACCACGGCACGGTCGCCGAAGTGCTCTCCCGACAGATCGAGTACGCGACCGTCCTCGCGTACCCGCCCGTAGGCGGCCACGACGAAGCCGCCGGCCTGGCGCTCATGGGGCTCATGCACCCCGGGGCCACGCTCCTCCCGCTCAACGCCTCCGGCCTGGACTCGCTGACGTCGGCGGCCTTCGACACCCGCGTCGCCGCGGCACGTGTCCACCCCGCGTGCTCGCTGCTCCCGTCCGACGACGAGGACGCGGGCGTGGTGACTGCGGTCTGGCGCCGACGCAGGCCCGCCCATCCCGGGCGCCTGTACGACGCCCTCGCGGACGCGGTCCCGGCCGCGCTGCGCAGCCGAGGACGCCTGTGGCTGGCCAGCCGCCCCGACGATCTGCTCGCGTGGGAGGCCGCCGGAGGCTCGCTCTCCGTCGAATCCGCCGGGCCATGGCTCGCCTCGCTGACCGACAGCGAATGGGACGCGATGCCGCCGCTGCGCCAGGCCGCCGCGGCGGTCGACTGGGACCCGCTGCACGGTGACCGCGCCCAGCACTTGTGCTTCATCGCGCCCGGCCTCGACCGCGAGCCGCTGTTCGAACTCCTGGACTCCTGCCTGCTGACCGACGACGAATACACGCGCGGACCAGACCACTGGCGCACCTTCGCCGACCCGTTCGCGGAATTCCTCGACGACGTCGCCGCCTGA
- the rpsR gene encoding 30S ribosomal protein S18 — MPRFGAAPRKPRKNPLDAAGITYVDYKDTDLLRRFVSDRGKIRSRRVTGLTVQQQRDVARAVKNAREMALLPYASAPAGATTRTKR; from the coding sequence GTGCCCCGCTTCGGCGCCGCCCCGCGCAAACCCCGCAAGAACCCGCTCGACGCCGCGGGCATCACCTATGTCGACTACAAGGACACCGATTTGCTGCGCCGGTTCGTATCCGACCGCGGCAAGATCCGCAGCCGCCGGGTGACCGGCCTGACCGTGCAGCAGCAGCGCGACGTCGCCCGCGCGGTGAAGAACGCACGCGAGATGGCCCTGCTGCCGTACGCCTCCGCACCCGCCGGCGCCACCACCAGGACCAAACGGTGA
- the rpmF gene encoding 50S ribosomal protein L32, translated as MAVPKRRMSRANTHSRRAQWKATTPALVPITLDGREHLVPRRLIRAYERGLINPRD; from the coding sequence ATGGCCGTTCCCAAACGCCGCATGTCCCGTGCCAACACCCACAGCCGCCGAGCCCAATGGAAGGCGACGACACCCGCCCTCGTCCCCATCACGCTCGACGGACGCGAACACCTCGTCCCCCGCCGACTCATCCGCGCCTACGAACGCGGGCTGATCAACCCCCGCGACTGA
- a CDS encoding GTP-binding protein, with the protein MTATSPPVGDTRLPVTVLSGFLGAGKTTLLNHVLGNTDGLRVAVIVNDMSEVNIDAALVAGSGALTRTDERLVELTNGCICCTLREDLLDEVARLARADRFDYLLIESTGVSEPMPVAATFSFARDDGADLTALARLDTMVTVVDACAFPLDVASGDDLAERGLAAYEDDDRTVSDLLVDQVEFADVIVLSKTDLVDPAREQRLHATLRRLNPHARIMRGDHGAVPLEQVLGTGLFDVAKAEQAPGWVAELNGDPHVPETEEYGITSLVFRDPRPFHPGRLWDLLNGDLGNGRFGDVIRSKGFFRLATRPHVTGMWSQAGPVARFEPAGTADADVPSGQELAFIGTDLLPEPLRAALGDCLLGTDEAPPGASDDPFPAWDTPTHPHP; encoded by the coding sequence GTGACCGCCACCTCCCCGCCCGTCGGCGACACTCGCCTGCCCGTCACGGTGCTTTCGGGGTTCCTCGGCGCGGGCAAGACGACACTCCTCAACCACGTGCTCGGCAACACCGACGGGCTGCGCGTCGCGGTCATCGTCAACGACATGAGCGAGGTCAACATCGACGCCGCCCTGGTCGCCGGCTCGGGCGCACTGACCCGCACCGACGAACGGCTCGTCGAACTGACCAACGGATGCATCTGCTGCACACTGCGCGAAGACCTGCTGGACGAAGTCGCCCGCCTGGCCCGCGCCGACCGCTTCGACTACCTGCTCATCGAATCGACCGGAGTCTCCGAGCCGATGCCGGTCGCAGCCACGTTCTCGTTCGCCCGCGACGACGGCGCGGACCTGACCGCGCTCGCCCGTCTGGACACCATGGTCACCGTGGTCGACGCGTGCGCGTTTCCCCTGGACGTCGCCTCGGGGGACGACCTGGCGGAGCGCGGCCTGGCCGCGTACGAGGACGACGACCGCACAGTAAGCGACCTGCTCGTCGACCAGGTCGAATTCGCCGACGTCATCGTGCTGTCGAAGACCGACCTGGTCGACCCCGCCCGCGAGCAACGCCTCCACGCCACGCTGCGCAGACTCAATCCCCACGCGCGGATCATGCGCGGCGACCACGGCGCCGTTCCTCTCGAACAAGTCCTCGGCACCGGGCTGTTCGACGTGGCAAAGGCCGAGCAGGCACCCGGCTGGGTCGCCGAGCTCAACGGCGACCCCCACGTCCCGGAGACCGAGGAGTACGGCATCACCAGCCTGGTCTTCCGCGACCCCCGGCCGTTCCACCCCGGCCGGCTGTGGGACCTGCTGAACGGAGACCTCGGGAACGGCCGCTTCGGGGACGTCATCCGATCGAAAGGCTTCTTCCGCCTCGCCACGCGCCCTCATGTCACCGGGATGTGGTCGCAGGCCGGACCGGTTGCGCGCTTCGAACCCGCCGGCACCGCCGACGCCGATGTGCCCTCCGGACAGGAACTCGCGTTCATCGGCACCGACTTGCTCCCCGAACCACTCCGCGCCGCGCTCGGCGACTGCCTGCTCGGCACCGACGAGGCGCCCCCGGGCGCGTCGGACGACCCGTTCCCCGCATGGGACACACCCACGCACCCACACCCCTGA